TCGTTACTTTCGCCTTCCGGCAGACGATACCAGGGTTTAATTTCCGCCAGGAAATTGCCGTTTTCCGCCATCAGGCGCGCGTAAACACGGTTCCAGCTGCGTGACGTCGGATCGGAACGGCCGTTTGACTGGTGGTTCAGGCCCAGCTCGATATCACGTAGCGTCCAGCCGGCGAAAGAGTAGTCCGTTGCCCATCCGAGAAAAATTTGCGGTTCGTAGTTGGTTTCACGGAAAGGCGACGATGCGCCGCGGTTAGAAAGCTGCCACCAGGAGCGCTGGGTATACGAGGCCGCCAGGACAGAGTTATCGCCGAGGATGCCGCGCCAGAGCGGAAACGCCAGGCTAAGCTGGAATTTTACCTCATCCTTTTTCGCTTTGTCAGCCCAGTCGTATGAATCAATCGCTTCTTTGTTCATATCGCTGGTCAGGGTGTAAAGCAGGTAATTGCTCTCATAAGGATAAAGCACAAAGGGATTATCGTGCTTTTCCAGCAGGTTGGCGATAATGCTGCCCTGAACCGCTGGCGCATCATGTACATCCCTGACGGTGGCTTCTTGAGCCTGCGCAATGGCGGGCAATAATAATGCCGCCGCAATCAGCATACGCATAGTCTTCTCCGGTGAAGCGCTGTGTGGCCATTAAATAAAAAAAGCAGGCCATTCTACACACAATCGTGCGGTGAGATCAGCGCTGTTTTCTTAAAGTGGAAAGCCGTTTTCCGCCAACATAAAATACACAATCTGTTAACATCGCAACCTTTTATCCGTGGCTACCAGGAAAATCCTTTTATGTCAGAGACTCAGTTAGATCAGGCGGCGGCCCGCCAGCTTATCGGTGAAATATTTGTCTACCAGATGCCTTTTAATCAGGCGCTGGGACTGGAGCTGGAAAGGCTTGAATCGAGCTACGCTGAACTGCGCTTCGCCAATAAAACCATGCTGGTCGGTAATGCAGCGCAGCAAATTTTGCACGGCGGGGTTATCGCCTCAGTGCTGGATGTCGCCGCCGGGCTGGTGTGCGTCAGCAGCGCCCTGACGCGTCAGGATCATATCACTGAACAGGCGCTGCGCCAGCGCCTGTCGCGCATGGGCACCATCGACCTGCGCGTCGACTATCTGCGCCCCGGACGCGGCGAACACTTTATCGCCGCCAGCAGCCTGCTGCGCGCCGGCAATAAGATCTCCGTCGCGCGCGTCGAGCTGCATAACGATGCGGGTGTCCATATCGCCAGCGCCACCGCCACCTATCTGGTGGGTTAATTTCAACCGTTCGCCCGTTTTTCCTTTAGACTGGCGCTTTTAATCTGAGAGTACGTGATGGACACACAACAAACACGCCAGGGTATCTTTTGCGCGCTGGGCGCTTATTTCATCTGGGGCGTGGCGCCGGCCTATTTCAAACTGCTTCAGCAGGTGGCGCCGGGCG
This DNA window, taken from Mixta gaviniae, encodes the following:
- the pldA gene encoding phospholipase A is translated as MRMLIAAALLLPAIAQAQEATVRDVHDAPAVQGSIIANLLEKHDNPFVLYPYESNYLLYTLTSDMNKEAIDSYDWADKAKKDEVKFQLSLAFPLWRGILGDNSVLAASYTQRSWWQLSNRGASSPFRETNYEPQIFLGWATDYSFAGWTLRDIELGLNHQSNGRSDPTSRSWNRVYARLMAENGNFLAEIKPWYRLPEGESNDDNPDITKYMGYYRAKLGYRVGDSIFSVQGNYNWNSGYGGAELGWSYPISEHVRFYTQVFSGYGESLIDYNHRQTRVGVGVTLNDLF
- a CDS encoding thioesterase family protein, which translates into the protein MSETQLDQAAARQLIGEIFVYQMPFNQALGLELERLESSYAELRFANKTMLVGNAAQQILHGGVIASVLDVAAGLVCVSSALTRQDHITEQALRQRLSRMGTIDLRVDYLRPGRGEHFIAASSLLRAGNKISVARVELHNDAGVHIASATATYLVG